Below is a window of Deltaproteobacteria bacterium DNA.
GAAGAATGGCCGGAGATAAAAGACTGGTATTATAAATTGAAACCCAAAGAGGAAGTCGATCCGGAAGAATTGTTGGAGGCCATCCAAAAAGGCAGGGCTGATCTCTTAAGTCTCCAGGAAATACGGATGCGGCCTGCTTACCTGGCAAAAACAAAAAGGGGGAAGCGGGTCATTTGTCCCCAGTGCCGGGAGGCTTATCCCGAAAACAGCCAGGGGCTCTGCCTGGCCTGCCAGGGAGATTCCCCGTATCTTTAGGGCGAAAATAACTTCAGGGATCAGGGGTCGGGGATCAGGTCTGAGTTTAAGAATAAAGTTGCAAGTTGCAAGACTCGAACGTAAAAAAACTTAACTATCACTGACATAGGGCTGGTATGCATAAAAAAATCGGAATCATCGGAGCCGGACCGGGAGGTTATATAGCCGCTATCCGGGCCGCACAATTAGGAGCTCAAGTATTTGTCATTGAACAGGAGGCCATCGGCGGCACCTGTTTGAACTGGGGCTGCATCCCCACCAAAACCCTCAAGGCCACGGCTGAGACCATCGATCACTTCCACCGGGCCAAGGAATTCGGCATAGATCTGGAAGGGGGTTTCCGGCCCAATATGGAACGGATCATGGCCCGCAAGAATGCGGTCATTTCCATCCTGGCCCAGGGGATCAAAAAAATATTCGAGAGTTATAAGATCCAGTTCATAGAAGGAACGGCTTTCATCCAGGATCCGAAGAAGGTTCTGGTGCATAACAAAAATGGGGACCGGCAACAAATCGAGGTCGATCATATCCTCATCGCCTCAGGCTCCAAACCCATGGTCTTTCCGGCCTTCCCCTTTGACGGAGAGCATATCCTTTCCAGCAGCCATGCCCTTCTGTTAAAGGAAATCCCGGAATCGATTGTGATTGTTGGCGGCGGGGTGATCGGCTGCGAATTTGCTTTCATCTTCAATTTATTGGGCAGTCAGGTGACCGTGGTGGAGGCCCTGCCCCGCCTGCTCGGCCTCCCGTCCATCGATACTGATTGTTCGATCATCATTCAGCGGGAGATGAAGAAGCGCAAGATTAAGGTCCTCCTTGACAAGACCGTGGAAAAGACGGAAATTCAAAATGGCCGGATCAAGGTGGCTATCGGCCCTTCTCCTTTTTTAAAAGAGGTCAAAGAAAAGGACCGCCAGCCTATCGAAATGGAAGTCCAAAAGGTCCTGGTCTCCGTTGGGCGGGAATCGAATACCCAGGGCTTAGGCCTTTCTTCATTGGGAATTGAAATGGATCAACGGGGCTGGCTCATAGTCAATGAGCGGATGGAGACCAATATCTCCGGCATCTATGCCATCGGAGATGCCCTGGGGCCGTCCAAGATCATGCTGGCCCATGTGGCCTCCACCGAAGGGATCATAGCCGCAGAAAACATCCTGGGCCATAACCGGACCATGAACTATGAGGTAGTTCCTTCGGCCATCTTCACTTTTCCTGAAGTGGCCACAGTGGGGCTTACCGAACCTCAGGCCCTGGAAAGAGGCCTGGAGGTGCGATCGGAGTCCTTTCTTTTCAGAACCCTTGGCAAACCCCAGGCTATGGGCGAGATCGTCGGTCAGGTCAAAATCATATCCGCAAGGCAAAGCCGGAAAATTCTCGGGGTCCAGATCGCCGGCCCCCATGCCACGGACCTTATCGCCGAAGGGACCCTGGCCATTCAATTAGGGGCTACAGTCGAAGACCTGGCCCGGACCATCCACGCCCACCCCACCCTTTCCGAGGCCCTGTTGGAAACGGCCCATAAGGCCCTAGGAGTTGGCTGCATGGATTAAAAGAATCTTCCTTGTCCACCTCCGAATAAAAACGCCGTCCCATTTCATACTGTAGGCAAGTGCCGGGGGTTATTTCTTTAGCATTTTGCTTTATATTTTCTACTTATACGTCCCGGCAAAACTCCGTGAAATGGTTGTCACCAACAAAGACTTGGCCTGCCGGCTCCTTGAACGCATCCCAAGAGCATCAAACCACCGGTTGCATGGAGTTGATTAATTCTCTCACTCCAACGGTTGCTATACCGGACATGACATCAGCCATGGCATAGGGAATGACCAACTCGTTGTTATGGATAATCGCACCGCAGCTATAAACGACATTGGGGACATACCCCTCGCGCTCTTCCTCACGCGGTGACAGTAACGGTTCTTCCAGGCGGGCGATGATTTTTGCCGGATTTTCAAGATCAAGCAGTATAGCGCCAATGCAATATTGACGCATGGGCCCGACACCGTGGGTGAGTACTATCCTTCCTTCTTCGGTCTCCAAGGGTGAGCCGCAGTTACCGATCTGAATAAATTCCCAGGGACGTGTTGGTTCCTGTATGATTTTGGACTCCTGCCAGAAATGGATATTGTCCGAGAACATGACGTGATTGTTTTCACCGTCCTGACGGGAAAGCATGACGTAGCGGCCGTCAATTTTACGTGGGAAAAGAGCCATGCCTTTGTTTTGTACTGCTTTGCCGTTGAGGGTTATTATATTAAATTTAAGAAATTCCTTGGTGGTAATCAACTGTGGCAGAATGTTCAATTCATTATAAGCCGTGTAGGTTGCGTAGTAGGTAACCTCCCCATTGTTATCGATAAACTGCACGAAACGGGCGTCTTCAATACCTCTGCTTTCGATTTTCGAAACGGGAAAGATAACCCGTTCAGAAATTCGATGAGTGGGTTGGAAGTTTATTTCATAATTGGAATTGATCAGCCAGTACATAACCTCGAAGATTTTATTTTGGCGCGTAATAGGGAAAAACGGGGTCGTCCGGAGCGATTCTATTTCATTTTTTAATTCGTTATAGGTGAACGCTTCCGGCAACCGGCCAAGAAGATGAGCGGTTACCTCATCGCTGGCTCCCATTTCGAGAAGCTTCAGATCAAAGAGATGCCGGTCGTAAACCGAATCTAAATGGACCTCCGGTGTTTCGACGTAATCGCCGGTCGGGTTGAAGAGAACCATGTTGTCCGAGTCCAGAACACCGCTGCGAAATACAATCGAGGAAATATGCCCTTCGCCGGTGGCCCGCAGGCTCATGATAAAGCGCAAGCTGCCCTGGTCAAGATGGGTTTGATCGGGATGCGGGACAATGGAAGGGTTAAAAAGGGCCGCCGATTCAATGGAGTACTCCATAGTAAAATAGGCCCCTATGAGAGCCATTTTGGTCTCGCTGAGCACGACTTCCCGGGGAATGTAATCATTGACCTCATTCCTGTGATGCGCAAAAACACGTTTGATGTTTTTGTGCCGTTCGGAAAAATCAATCAATATTTGTGCGAGAATGACTTCGGCTGTGGTGTCGGGCAAATCCACTATGCGTTGAATGATCTTAGCTATGCGATACTCACCGTCCGGCAAATGAAGCCGGGTAATGACGCGGGAGGAGTCCCCTAAGATTTTATTCCTTTTTCGTTTGACGATTAAATGGGACAGTTGTTGTTGGATCATTAGACAGGGCTCCTTGATAGAGTTAGCGGCTAAATTATATTATTCGCCTTGGTTACAGCGCCGCCCTGGAATTGGTGAGACATAACTGTACCAGGTCATCAATCACGGCAGTGCCGGCGCACATGACGGTATCGGCGCCACCCCAATAAATTTTTATCGACCCGTCGTCTTCCGGAACAGCGCCGCAGGTAAAAACAACATTGGGTACGTAACCGCTCACTTCCCAGGGATCCTCGGGCTGCAGTATCCACTGATCGGAAACACCGATGATTTTCCCCGGATCATGAAGGTCGTGCAGAGCCACGCCAAGGCGATACACCGCACCAGCCATAGTCTTAAAGACTCCATGGTAAATATGCAGCCAGCCGTGGTCGGTTTTGAAGGGCGGTGCGCCGGGCCCGATTTTCATTTCATCCCAGTGATAGGGAACCGGCTTCATAATCACTCGTGAATCGCCCCAGTGCACCAGGTCCGGGGAATAGGAAATCCAGATGGACCAGGGTGAAATTTCGGAATGGGGCCGGTCCAGACGAGCGAATCGTCCTTGAAATTTCTCAGGGAAAATAACCACATTGCGAAGGTCGGCCTGGGTGATCATCGTGACACGCTCAATGCTTTTAAAGTCTTTGGTCCGGGCAAGACCAATGCGCACCCCGTGCCGGGAGTAGGCACTGTAGGTAAGAAGATATTCGCCCTCTATAGGGTTTATGCGGAGGTCCTCGACTCCGTACTCCTCATAGGCTGCAAAAAAGGTATCCTTGGCCGGTGTGAGAAAGGGTTCAGGGTGGACCGTAAAGGAAAAACCATCGTCACTGTCGGCCCGGCCGATGAGTGAGCGTCCGTTGTGCAAATGCGACCTGAAAAGCATAATATAGCGGCCGTTCCGTTTGACCATACCGGCATTGTGGACCGTGGCAACCGGGTACGGGACATCCTCTTTTGTAAGAATGGGGTTTTTTTTATTACGTTTTATAATGGACGCTTGCGTATTCATCGTTAATTTCGGTGTTCCTCTCTTTTCGTCTCTTCAAGAATAGTTTCATAGACCTGAATATATTCTTCAACCATACGATCGACGGTGAAGTGCTGTTCAACCCGGCGGCGACAGCAGGTTCGATCAATATCTTTTATATGGGCCACAGCGTCTATGGCCTCATCCACAGTTGTAACGAGAAAGCCGTTTTTGCCGTCTTCGATCAGTTCAGGCATGCTCCCTCGGTTAAAGGCGATTATGGGCGTGCCGCAGGCCAGGGATTCTACAACGGACAGTCCGAAAGGCTCATTGAAATTTATGGGGTGGAGAAGCGCCAAGGCATTCTTGAGCAGCAGGTTTCGCTGAATCGGCCCGACGCTGCCGACATAGACCGCACACCGTTCGTCCAGGTACGGTTCGATGTATTGGTGATAGTAAGCTTCATCCTGAATGATTCCAGCCATGATCAGCTTTTTATTGCCGGCCCTGGCAATTTCAAGGGCCTCTCGGGCTCCCTTATCATGGTGAATGCGGCCGAAAAAGAGAAGATAATCGTCTGGCTCAGGCTGAAAATCAAACTGCTTCACGTCTATGCCGTGATGGATGGTTTTGATATAGTCAAGATCCGGAGACCGGTCGGCATCGCTGATGGAAACATAAAATACTTTGTTGTTATATTTTTTATAAACAGGCAAAATTCCGGGTGATGAAAAGCCATGAATGGTGGCAACGAAGGGGGTGGTGATAAGGCCGGTATAGGTCAAGGGCAAAAAGTCAAAATGATTATGAATAATATCAAAATCTTCCGCATGCTCAAAGAGTTCCGAAATATGCAGGCACTCCCATACTTTTGGCAGGATGGAGCGGTCTTCTTCATAGCCCCGGGCGCAAACGGCATGCAGCTTGCCGCTTGTTTTCGAATCACCGGTGGCAAAGAGGGTAACATCATAGCCGCGCGAGACCAACCCCTCGGTTAAAAGGGAGACCACACTTTCCCAAGGGCCGTAATGTCTCGGCGGCGTGCGCCAGGCAATCGGTGAGAGCATCGCAATCCGCATAGATTGTCCTTCACGTTAACCGGTCGGCTGAAGGGTGTTTTCAGCCAGGCGCAGTTCCAATAAGGTTTGAAGAAAGGCGAGCGTCGACTCTGCGCCTTGATTTTCATTTAGGCGGTCGGGATGGAGGCCGTCCCGGCAACCTCCCGTCGTCGGGTCGTAAACAGGAAGGTTCAGGTCGTTGCGTCCGAGGAACCACTCGAAGGCGCGGCGGGCTTCCTTGCGCCAGCGTTCGTCTCCGGTACTCCGGTAGGCTTCGAGGCAGGCGGAGGCCATGGTTTGCGCTTCGACCGGCTGTTGATCGAACCGAACCCGTTCACCGCCGCGCGGGTAAAAGCCATTGGAGCCGATGGGGACAAAATGACCCCCGGCCGCGTCAGTCCGCTGCAAGTCAGCCAGCCAATGGAGCGACTCCAGTCCGGCCTCGGTCATGGTCTTATCCGGGATCCATTGGCCGCACATAAGCAGGGCCTGCGGCAGCGCGGCGTTGCAATAGGTCAACCCGGCCTCATACCAGCACCATTCATCCGAACAGCTATTTTTATATAAGGTGAGCAATCGTCCGGCCAATTCATCCCGAACCTGGTTGGCCCTGCGGTCACCTTCAAATCGCCTGAGATACTCATGGATACCGATGAGGGCGAAGGCCCAGGCCCGGGGGCTGGTGGTATTAAGAATGGCCGGCAAGGCCTGTTCGAACACCCAGCCGGCCATACTCTGGAGGACCGGCGTGTTAGATCGGCCCAAGACGGTGCCCAAGGCCCACAAGGTGCGGCCATGGCTGTCGTCGGAGCCGCTCTCTTCCAGCCAATTACGCTGATAATCCATAAAATTGCGAAATCGCCCGGTCTCCGTATTGAAGGCATACCCGATGAAAGCGAGATAGCGGGAAGCCAGTTTGAAGGCCTCGCCTCTGCCCAGTTCCTCTAAAAGAGTGCTGACGATCAGGGCACGGGCGTTGTCATCGATGCTGTAACCCTCCCGATAGTTGGGTATGGTGAACCTGGCGTGTTGCAACATGCCGGTGTCATCCGTCATGAGGTGTAAATGATCGAGTTTGAGCGGGGGCAATTCCCCGGGACGTTTATCGAGCGGTTTGACCGCGAAGCCCGATGGGGTGAAATAACGGCGTTCGGTCCGAGCGCGTTTAAAACTCTCCATGTAGCTTCGGGCCACAATAGGCCAAAGCATCGCCCGCCCGAACAGATAAGCACGCTTGCGCATGGCGTGGCGTTTCGAATCGTTGTCCAACAGGTCGATCACCTGCTCCGCCAGGGCCACTGGGTCACGGAAGGGCACTAAGACCCCCCGTTCTTCGGCCAGCATTTCTTCCGCATACCAGTAGGGTGTCGAAACCACGGCCTTGCCCGCCCCCAGGGTGTAGGCCAGAGTACCCGAGGTAATCTGGACCTCGTTGAGATAAGGGGTGATGTAAATGTCCGCCGCGCCGATGAATTCGACGAGTTCTTCCAGGCTGACAAAGCGGTTGTAGAAGATCACCTGACCTTCCACCCCCTTTTCCTGGGCCAGCCATTGCAGAGACAGCCGATAGGATTCGCCTTCCTGCCGTTTGACATGGGGATGGGTGGCGCCGAGGATGATGTAGACCACGTTCGGATGGCGGGCCAAAATGGCAGGCAGAGCGGCGATAACATTTTCGATCCCTTTATTTGCCGAAAGCAACCCAAAACTGAGTAAGACCGTTTTGCCCTCAACACCAAAGAGGTCCTTGTGGAAACTGGGGTCCACAAAGGGCACATCGGGGATGCCGTGGGGGATGAAATCAATCTTCTCCGGCCGGACCCCGTAGATTTTTTGCAGGAATTCCCTGCCCCGTTCACTCATGACCACCAACCGATCGGACAAGGCCGCGACTTCTTCCAACACCCGTTGTTGGTCAATATCGGGATCATGCAAAATGGTGTGCAAGGTCGTGACGATGGGCATGCGCAATTCACGAAGGAGGGCCAGGATGTGACTGCCGGCCCGCCCGCCGAAAATCCCGTATTCGTGTTGCAGGCAGACCAGGTCTACGCTGTTAATATTCAGGAAGTCGGCGGCGCGGCGATAGGAGTCAATATCCTTCTCAATCAGTTCAAAGCGAACCCGGGCCGGGTAGGGATAGCCGGCATCGAGATCGTTGACGGGCAGAGCAATACAGGTCGTGCCCTCGTATTTGGCGGCGATGGCCTCACATAAGTCGGTGGTAAATGTAGCGATGCCGCACTGGCGCGGCAGGTAGTTGCCGATGAACCCAATGCGGTTGATGGTTGAGTGGGTCGATCCTTTTTCCATGACGAATATTTCCTTCATAAATGGTGGGCGGGGCTAACCCACGGTTCATTACTTTTTATTTAGACCTTTAACCAACTGGCTCAGGAGGTTTAGCTGTTCCTGTTGAATTGAAATAAGTTCATTCCATTGTTTTTCTCTCAGCAAGTCTACTTTCTCATGGAGGGCCATTATTTCAAGCTCCGCCTTTAGGTTGACTTCGTAATCATGTTCCGCACTCAGGCGATCTTTTTCGGCGGCCCTGTTTTGAGACATCAAAATGATCGGGGCCTGAACAGCGGCCAGCATGGACAAGACCAGGTTTAATAGAATATACGGATAGGGGTCGAAGGTACTGCCCAATTTGCTGAGAAGTAAAAAGTTCAGCAGGACCCAAAGGAATAGTACGGCCCCAAAGAGGGAAATGAAAGTCCAGGAGCCTCCAAAAATCGTTACCCGATCAGCGATTCGTTGGCCAAGAGTCAGTTGCTCGGAAAAAGTTTTGGCCACATTTCGCGAAATAGGTTTTTTCTCAGCAAGATGGCGAGCAATTTTCTTTTCTCGTTCCCCAAATTGCTCAAATTTTGCACGAAAGAGCTTTTCCGATATTTCGTTTATTTTTTGATTCATCGTTTTACCTTCTTGGCGGATTCAAATGTCAGAAAACAATTTATCTGACTTCGCTCTCTAACCCCTCAGTACCTCGCCCTCTCCCACCAGGGGAGAGGGAAGCAGATTAATCTCCTCCTCCTTGATTTAGAGGTGATTGCCTGTCGAACCTATTCTCAGACCAATATTGAAGGCCGATCTTATTCGAAGCGGGGCTACAGCTCTTCTCCGGACTCCATCAGCCTTTCCCTTTTTCTATGGCAGCCAGCCCACGTCGTACAGCCAAAATACCGACCATTAAGCCGGCCATAGCAGCCATTCCCAGAACCATCCAGGTATTGGCCCGTATGGTGTCCTCAGTGGCCTTGGCCGTCGCCCTGGCTTTGGTTTTCATCGCACCTTCTTCCTCTGCGAGCCAGTCATTGACGGCTTTTAACGATTTTTTCGCCTTGGCCTGCGCTGTTGCAATCCATTCCCTGGTCTGGTCGGAAGCTGCCTTTCTTAACAGTTCTTCCGCATCGACTACAACGGTTTTAAGGTCTTCCATTAGTTTTTTCTTGGTGACTTGCTCCCTCTCAACCACTGGCACGGTTACCGGTATTGTCATACCCATACGAAAACTCCTTCTGTTGTAAAAAAACGCTGATTATTTTTCGGACCAATCAACGGGGCGCCAAGACTCCCACAAACAAGCCCCGCCTTGATTTTGAGGTTCTGTCTTCTTTCATTCCCTGAACGCGTTAAAATTTTATGCTTTAAAAAAAATTAGTAAATAAGGCTAACTATGTATTTTATTGAATAAAAGACATTATTTTTTTTAGGGTAGGCTATACGTTTCCAAACCTGACCCTTTTCCCCCCTGATTGACCGGATCGATCCCGAAGTTTAATTTGAATATTTTTCGGAAATGGAATCCATAAATCGAATAGGTTATGGCCAAAGGCAAAAGCTGAGCGGTCCGCCGGCCACGATTTTAACGCCCGTTTCCTTGCACCTGGAAATAACTTCTCGGACTGATTTTTTTTGAACCGTCATGGCAATGATAAACACATAATCGGCCCACTGAAGATCCTGGTCTTTTAAATCAGTCACATTCATATCGATTAGTCTTTTTCCCCATTCTTCGGGAAGCATGGTGGCCACCGTGAGCAAACCGAGCAGCGGCTGAACAGCTTTTTTCGAAATGAAGGACAGGGCATATTTAAAACTCCAGAAGGTATCCGGGTAGTTGGGGTAGACTGGAAGCACTTTCATTGTTTTTTTCCTTTAGATGTCAAGGGCAAGCCTTTTGCCAAATGGATTGAGGCTCCCTACAGTCCCGGCCGGAGGATTCATTGGAAGGAATTTTTTTATTTATTTTGATTTGTTCATGGACCCCGTCCAGGTGGGACGGGGTCGTAAGCGTCTGCCTATTGAACCAGGCGCCAAAAGGAAGCCAAACCTTATTCAACCTTTTCAGGCAGCGTCAATGTCTCGCGTTTAAGTGGAGAAGGGACATAGACCAGATTGACTTCCATCTTCCCCAGGGCCTTTTCCTTAACAGCATTTTTGGGGATCGTGACGTCCAAAGACCCTTCGGTACTTTCTCCCGGCTGAAGGGCCTTCCAAAAGGGATTAACCTTCACTATTTTCTCTCCGGAACTGAAAGGAATCAGCTTCCCGGCTTGGGGCGGGATTCGGACAACATCTTTCTAAGCTCCTCCCCTTGGACGATTTCCTGCTGCGAAAGGAGATGGGCCAAATCATCGAGGACCTTCCGCTGCCCCAAGAGAATTACCTGAACCCTTTGATGGGCTTCCTCGACGACCCGGGCGACCTCTTCGTCAATCTGGCCGGCTTTTTCTTCACTGTAGGTTTTGCCGGGGGCAAAACCTGCCGGGAGAAACATCGG
It encodes the following:
- a CDS encoding glycosyltransferase family 4 protein, which produces MEKGSTHSTINRIGFIGNYLPRQCGIATFTTDLCEAIAAKYEGTTCIALPVNDLDAGYPYPARVRFELIEKDIDSYRRAADFLNINSVDLVCLQHEYGIFGGRAGSHILALLRELRMPIVTTLHTILHDPDIDQQRVLEEVAALSDRLVVMSERGREFLQKIYGVRPEKIDFIPHGIPDVPFVDPSFHKDLFGVEGKTVLLSFGLLSANKGIENVIAALPAILARHPNVVYIILGATHPHVKRQEGESYRLSLQWLAQEKGVEGQVIFYNRFVSLEELVEFIGAADIYITPYLNEVQITSGTLAYTLGAGKAVVSTPYWYAEEMLAEERGVLVPFRDPVALAEQVIDLLDNDSKRHAMRKRAYLFGRAMLWPIVARSYMESFKRARTERRYFTPSGFAVKPLDKRPGELPPLKLDHLHLMTDDTGMLQHARFTIPNYREGYSIDDNARALIVSTLLEELGRGEAFKLASRYLAFIGYAFNTETGRFRNFMDYQRNWLEESGSDDSHGRTLWALGTVLGRSNTPVLQSMAGWVFEQALPAILNTTSPRAWAFALIGIHEYLRRFEGDRRANQVRDELAGRLLTLYKNSCSDEWCWYEAGLTYCNAALPQALLMCGQWIPDKTMTEAGLESLHWLADLQRTDAAGGHFVPIGSNGFYPRGGERVRFDQQPVEAQTMASACLEAYRSTGDERWRKEARRAFEWFLGRNDLNLPVYDPTTGGCRDGLHPDRLNENQGAESTLAFLQTLLELRLAENTLQPTG
- a CDS encoding glycosyltransferase family 4 protein, which gives rise to MRIAMLSPIAWRTPPRHYGPWESVVSLLTEGLVSRGYDVTLFATGDSKTSGKLHAVCARGYEEDRSILPKVWECLHISELFEHAEDFDIIHNHFDFLPLTYTGLITTPFVATIHGFSSPGILPVYKKYNNKVFYVSISDADRSPDLDYIKTIHHGIDVKQFDFQPEPDDYLLFFGRIHHDKGAREALEIARAGNKKLIMAGIIQDEAYYHQYIEPYLDERCAVYVGSVGPIQRNLLLKNALALLHPINFNEPFGLSVVESLACGTPIIAFNRGSMPELIEDGKNGFLVTTVDEAIDAVAHIKDIDRTCCRRRVEQHFTVDRMVEEYIQVYETILEETKREEHRN
- a CDS encoding glycoside hydrolase family 130 protein, with product MNTQASIIKRNKKNPILTKEDVPYPVATVHNAGMVKRNGRYIMLFRSHLHNGRSLIGRADSDDGFSFTVHPEPFLTPAKDTFFAAYEEYGVEDLRINPIEGEYLLTYSAYSRHGVRIGLARTKDFKSIERVTMITQADLRNVVIFPEKFQGRFARLDRPHSEISPWSIWISYSPDLVHWGDSRVIMKPVPYHWDEMKIGPGAPPFKTDHGWLHIYHGVFKTMAGAVYRLGVALHDLHDPGKIIGVSDQWILQPEDPWEVSGYVPNVVFTCGAVPEDDGSIKIYWGGADTVMCAGTAVIDDLVQLCLTNSRAAL
- a CDS encoding glycoside hydrolase family 130 protein codes for the protein MIQQQLSHLIVKRKRNKILGDSSRVITRLHLPDGEYRIAKIIQRIVDLPDTTAEVILAQILIDFSERHKNIKRVFAHHRNEVNDYIPREVVLSETKMALIGAYFTMEYSIESAALFNPSIVPHPDQTHLDQGSLRFIMSLRATGEGHISSIVFRSGVLDSDNMVLFNPTGDYVETPEVHLDSVYDRHLFDLKLLEMGASDEVTAHLLGRLPEAFTYNELKNEIESLRTTPFFPITRQNKIFEVMYWLINSNYEINFQPTHRISERVIFPVSKIESRGIEDARFVQFIDNNGEVTYYATYTAYNELNILPQLITTKEFLKFNIITLNGKAVQNKGMALFPRKIDGRYVMLSRQDGENNHVMFSDNIHFWQESKIIQEPTRPWEFIQIGNCGSPLETEEGRIVLTHGVGPMRQYCIGAILLDLENPAKIIARLEEPLLSPREEEREGYVPNVVYSCGAIIHNNELVIPYAMADVMSGIATVGVRELINSMQPVV
- the lpdA gene encoding dihydrolipoyl dehydrogenase encodes the protein MHKKIGIIGAGPGGYIAAIRAAQLGAQVFVIEQEAIGGTCLNWGCIPTKTLKATAETIDHFHRAKEFGIDLEGGFRPNMERIMARKNAVISILAQGIKKIFESYKIQFIEGTAFIQDPKKVLVHNKNGDRQQIEVDHILIASGSKPMVFPAFPFDGEHILSSSHALLLKEIPESIVIVGGGVIGCEFAFIFNLLGSQVTVVEALPRLLGLPSIDTDCSIIIQREMKKRKIKVLLDKTVEKTEIQNGRIKVAIGPSPFLKEVKEKDRQPIEMEVQKVLVSVGRESNTQGLGLSSLGIEMDQRGWLIVNERMETNISGIYAIGDALGPSKIMLAHVASTEGIIAAENILGHNRTMNYEVVPSAIFTFPEVATVGLTEPQALERGLEVRSESFLFRTLGKPQAMGEIVGQVKIISARQSRKILGVQIAGPHATDLIAEGTLAIQLGATVEDLARTIHAHPTLSEALLETAHKALGVGCMD
- a CDS encoding DUF1003 domain-containing protein gives rise to the protein MNQKINEISEKLFRAKFEQFGEREKKIARHLAEKKPISRNVAKTFSEQLTLGQRIADRVTIFGGSWTFISLFGAVLFLWVLLNFLLLSKLGSTFDPYPYILLNLVLSMLAAVQAPIILMSQNRAAEKDRLSAEHDYEVNLKAELEIMALHEKVDLLREKQWNELISIQQEQLNLLSQLVKGLNKK
- a CDS encoding DUF883 domain-containing protein; this encodes MGMTIPVTVPVVEREQVTKKKLMEDLKTVVVDAEELLRKAASDQTREWIATAQAKAKKSLKAVNDWLAEEEGAMKTKARATAKATEDTIRANTWMVLGMAAMAGLMVGILAVRRGLAAIEKGKG